One genomic segment of Accipiter gentilis chromosome 29, bAccGen1.1, whole genome shotgun sequence includes these proteins:
- the REXO4 gene encoding RNA exonuclease 4: MAKESPAEPEAPGPSAAAQGKGRRRRRRKKKVWRGGGETATGAGPKGPDMAAGAAPPRSPREFSSNWKALQEVLKQKAKNSNESISTCQTDTKKKHPLKAGKSQEVPAINGNGSVIKAKSTNKTDSGSAKDNPPLAKPKSKRVARDTNLNGTKSDGKGCKEKKKNGNILKEKDDIKHKRRKAEEHVEQQPKEAEIWFDDVDPKDIEAAIGPEAAKIARRNLGLETGQSKQSVEQVLVKEKASEGLTRAVAMDCEMVGVGPKGEDSIVARVSIVNQFGKCVYDKYVKPTEEVTDYRTAVSGIRPENINTGEDFKTVQKEVADILNGRILVGHALRNDLKVLFLDHPQKKIRDTQRYKPFRQRVKNARPSLKLLCERLLNVQVQTSEHCSIQDAQAAMRLYTLEKKKWEAAVKNKSNNKNCKT, from the exons ATGGCGAAGGAGAGCCCCGCGGAGCCCGAGGCGCCGGGGCCGAGCGCCGCGGCccaggggaagggcaggaggaggaggaggaggaagaagaaggtctGGCGAGGCGGCGGGGAAACGGCGACGGGCGCCGGGCCGAAAGGGCCCGACATGGCGGCGGGGGCAgctcccccccgcagcccccgggagtTCTCCTCCAACTGGAAGGCGCTGCAGGAG GTACTGAAACAGAAGGCCAAGAACTCCAATGAGTCCATCTCTACATGTCAAACAGACACCAAAAAGAAGCATCCACTCAAAGCTGGAAAGAGCCAAGAAGTTCCAGCCATCAATGGGAATGGGAGTGTGATAAAGGCCAAATCCACAAATAAAACGGACAGTGGTTCTGCTAAAGACAATCCTCCTTTGGCTAAGCCAAAATCCAAGAGGGTTGCAAGGGATACGAATTTAAATGGCACCAAAAGCGATGGAAAaggctgcaaagaaaaaaagaaaaacggcaatattttaaaggagaaagaTGATATAAAACATAAGAGGAGGAAAGCTGAAGAACATGTGGAGCAGCAACCCAAAGA GGCTGAAATCTGGTTTGATGATGTTGACCCAAAAGATATTGAAGCCGCAATAGGACCTGAAGCAGCAAAAATTGCTAGAAGAAATCTGGGACTCGAAACGGGCCAATCCAAACAGTCTGTGGAGCAGGTGCTGGTTAAAGAAAAGGCTTCTGAAGG GCTGACACGAGCAGTAGCCATGGACTGTGAGATGGTGGGAGTGGGACCCAAGGGTGAAGACAGTATTGTGGCTCGTGTGTCCATCGTGAACCAATTTGGAAAGTGTGTTTATGACAAGTATGTCAAGCCTACAGAAGAGGTGACTGATTACAGAACAGCTGTTAGTGGCATACGCCCTGAGAATATAAATACAG GTGAAGATTTTAAAACAGTTCAGAAGGAGGTCGCCGACATCCTGAATGGAAGGATTTTAGTTGGACATGCTTTACGCAATGATCTAAAG gTCCTATTTCTTGATCATCCTCAGAAGAAGATACGTGACACACAGAGATACAAGCCTTTCAGACAGAGAGTCAAG AATGCACGGCCATCATTGAAACTGCTCTGTGAGAGACTGCTAAATGTTCAAGTGCAGACATCAGAGCACTGCTCG aTTCAGGATGCACAAGCAGCTATGAGACTCTACAccttggagaaaaagaaatgggaagctGCTGTTAAGAACAAATCTAACAACAAAAATTGTAAAACTTGA